Proteins encoded in a region of the Pseudomonas viciae genome:
- a CDS encoding ABC transporter permease subunit, whose product MSTPTTAVAVDQSLLYPSPYKEFWHAFSRNKGAVAGLMFMILVVFCALFAPWVAPHDPSEQYRDFLLTPPAWLEGGQLQFLLGTDELGRDLLSRLIQGSRLSLLIGLSSVVMSLIPGILLGLFAGFFPRILGPTIMRLMDIMLALPSLLLAVAIVAILGPGLINTVIAIAIVSLPSYVRLTRAAVMGELNRDYVTAARLAGAGLPRLMFITVLPNCMAPLIVQATLSFSSAILDAAALGFLGLGVQPPTPEWGTMLASARDYIERAWWVVSLPGLTILLSVLAINLMGDGLRDALDPKLKNAA is encoded by the coding sequence ATGAGTACTCCAACTACCGCGGTAGCAGTCGATCAAAGCCTGCTGTACCCATCCCCGTACAAAGAATTCTGGCACGCGTTTTCCCGCAACAAGGGCGCCGTGGCCGGGTTGATGTTCATGATCCTGGTGGTGTTCTGCGCGCTCTTCGCACCCTGGGTCGCCCCCCATGACCCGAGCGAGCAATACCGCGACTTCCTGCTGACGCCGCCGGCCTGGCTCGAAGGCGGGCAGCTCCAGTTCCTGCTGGGCACCGACGAACTGGGCCGCGATTTGCTCTCGCGCCTGATCCAGGGTTCGCGCCTGTCGCTGCTGATCGGCTTGTCGTCGGTGGTGATGTCGCTGATCCCGGGCATCCTGCTGGGGTTGTTCGCCGGGTTCTTCCCGCGCATCCTCGGCCCGACCATCATGCGCCTGATGGACATCATGCTGGCCCTGCCTTCGCTGCTGCTGGCCGTGGCGATTGTCGCCATCCTCGGCCCAGGCCTGATCAACACCGTGATCGCCATCGCCATCGTCTCGCTGCCGTCCTACGTGCGCCTGACCCGCGCCGCCGTGATGGGCGAGCTGAACCGCGACTACGTGACCGCCGCCCGCCTGGCCGGTGCCGGCCTGCCGCGCCTGATGTTCATCACCGTGCTGCCCAACTGCATGGCGCCGCTGATCGTGCAGGCGACCCTGAGCTTTTCCTCGGCGATCCTCGACGCCGCCGCCCTGGGCTTCCTCGGCCTGGGCGTCCAGCCGCCAACCCCGGAGTGGGGCACCATGCTTGCCTCTGCCCGCGACTACATCGAACGCGCCTGGTGGGTGGTGAGCCTGCCCGGTTTGACCATTTTGCTCAGCGTGCTGGCAATCAACCTGATGGGCGACGGTCTGCGCGATGCGCTGGACCCGAAACTCAAGAATGCCGCCTGA
- a CDS encoding ABC transporter substrate-binding protein: MLKQAVIPFLVGASLLASAPFAQAATNLVFCSEGSPAGFDPGQYTTGTDFDASAETVFNRLTQFERGGTAVIPGLATKWDISDDGLTYTFHLREGVKFHTTPYFKPTREFNADDVLFTFNRMINKDDPFRKAYPTEFPYFTDMGMDTNIAKVEKIDAKTVKFTLNAVDAAFIQNMAMHFASIQSAEYADQLLKAGKAADINQKPIGTGPFVFKSYQKDSNIRFTGNKEYWVPDDVKIDNLIFAITTDPSVRIQKLKKNECQVTLFPRPADLKAIKEDKNLKMPDQPGFNLGYIAYNVMDKIKGSDQPNPMAQLKVRQALDMAVNKQQIIDSVYQGAGQLAVNAMPPTQWSYDTTIKDAAYNPEKAKELLKEAGIKEGTEITLWAMPVQRPYNPNAKLMAEMLQSDWAKIGIKAKIVTYEWGEYIKRSKGGENGAMLIGWSGDNGDPDNWLNVLFGCDSLQGNNFSKWCDKKFDDIVKQAKRTSDQSKRTELYKQAQHILKDAVPMTPIAHSTVFQPMRANVQDFKISPFGLNSFYGVSVSK; this comes from the coding sequence ATGCTTAAACAAGCGGTCATTCCGTTTTTAGTCGGCGCGAGCTTATTAGCCAGCGCACCTTTCGCCCAAGCCGCGACTAACCTGGTGTTCTGCTCCGAAGGGAGCCCGGCCGGTTTTGACCCTGGTCAGTACACCACCGGAACCGACTTCGACGCCTCCGCAGAAACCGTATTCAACCGCCTGACCCAGTTCGAGCGCGGCGGCACCGCTGTGATTCCTGGCCTGGCGACCAAGTGGGACATTTCCGACGACGGCCTGACCTACACCTTCCACCTGCGTGAAGGCGTCAAGTTCCACACCACCCCGTACTTCAAGCCGACCCGCGAATTCAACGCCGACGACGTGCTGTTCACCTTCAATCGCATGATCAACAAGGATGACCCGTTCCGTAAGGCGTACCCGACCGAATTCCCGTATTTCACCGACATGGGCATGGACACCAACATCGCCAAGGTCGAGAAAATCGACGCCAAGACCGTCAAGTTCACCCTCAATGCCGTAGACGCCGCGTTCATCCAGAACATGGCCATGCACTTTGCCTCCATCCAGTCCGCCGAGTACGCCGACCAGTTGCTCAAGGCAGGCAAGGCCGCCGATATCAACCAGAAGCCCATCGGCACTGGTCCGTTCGTCTTCAAGAGCTACCAGAAAGACTCGAACATCCGCTTCACCGGCAACAAGGAATACTGGGTTCCGGATGACGTGAAGATCGACAACCTGATCTTCGCCATCACCACCGACCCGTCGGTGCGTATCCAGAAGCTGAAAAAGAATGAATGCCAGGTCACCCTCTTCCCTCGTCCGGCCGACCTCAAGGCGATCAAGGAAGACAAGAACCTGAAGATGCCGGACCAACCGGGCTTCAACCTGGGCTACATCGCCTACAACGTGATGGACAAGATCAAGGGCAGCGACCAGCCCAACCCGATGGCCCAGCTGAAAGTGCGCCAGGCGCTGGACATGGCCGTCAACAAGCAGCAGATCATCGACTCGGTGTACCAGGGCGCAGGCCAACTGGCCGTCAATGCCATGCCACCGACCCAGTGGTCCTACGACACCACCATCAAGGACGCCGCGTACAACCCCGAGAAAGCCAAAGAGCTGCTCAAGGAAGCCGGCATCAAGGAAGGCACCGAGATCACCCTGTGGGCGATGCCGGTCCAGCGTCCCTACAACCCGAACGCCAAGCTGATGGCCGAAATGCTGCAGTCGGACTGGGCCAAGATCGGGATCAAGGCCAAGATCGTCACCTACGAGTGGGGCGAGTACATCAAGCGCTCCAAGGGCGGTGAAAACGGCGCCATGCTGATCGGCTGGAGCGGCGACAACGGTGACCCGGACAACTGGCTCAACGTGTTGTTTGGCTGCGACTCGCTGCAAGGCAACAACTTCTCGAAATGGTGCGACAAGAAGTTCGACGATATCGTCAAGCAAGCCAAGCGCACTTCGGATCAGTCCAAGCGCACCGAGCTGTATAAGCAGGCACAACACATCCTCAAAGATGCTGTCCCGATGACACCCATCGCTCACTCGACGGTGTTCCAACCCATGCGCGCCAACGTGCAGGATTTCAAGATCAGCCCCTTTGGCTTGAACTCCTTCTACGGCGTCAGCGTCAGCAAATAA
- a CDS encoding OprD family porin — protein sequence MKLSSTAILALAISSVTATAYAESVSQEFVPTALADSSAQSEAKGFIDGQSLGGTTRNWYSNELKRRDDRFSYKPNSVKNDPSVPATPIARRINWVQGTIVNYTSGFTQGTVGVSTEVAAYNAVVLDQDRKHIAGGSNRTLADSNGDAVDQWSKLGLANVKFRVSNTTLTAGRQNFSTPIIDVIGNRALPSSFEGVSLHSEEFNNLSFDLAGFDRVSPRTEQSLSKFRTEYSATGVETDKVYTAGVNYQPFKSLKTSLYGAKVEDFWNQYYFGATHELGDSQVLSLTTSLNYYKTVDEGKKLMGNIDNDTYSLSLGLAHQAHSLTFSYQEVNGDEYFDYLHETNGIYLANSLLSDFNSPNEKSFQIAYGLNMAEYGVPGLKFNIYQARGWGIDGTHYRGTAYTVAGNQRADLSLMDGETHYEYGVGASYAVQSGPLKATAIRATYTTHRASENQADGNINEFRLVTTIPFNIL from the coding sequence ATGAAACTGAGCAGCACCGCGATACTGGCCTTGGCCATCAGCAGCGTTACGGCCACGGCTTACGCTGAATCTGTCAGTCAGGAATTCGTTCCTACCGCGCTGGCCGACAGCAGCGCCCAGAGCGAAGCAAAAGGCTTCATCGATGGCCAGAGCCTGGGGGGCACGACTCGTAACTGGTACTCCAACGAGTTGAAACGTCGTGACGACCGATTCAGCTACAAGCCAAACAGCGTAAAAAATGACCCGTCCGTGCCGGCGACTCCCATTGCTCGTCGTATCAACTGGGTCCAAGGCACCATCGTCAACTACACGTCGGGCTTTACCCAAGGCACCGTCGGCGTCAGCACCGAAGTGGCCGCCTACAACGCTGTCGTTCTGGACCAGGACCGCAAGCACATTGCCGGTGGTTCTAACCGTACCCTGGCAGACTCCAACGGTGATGCCGTGGACCAGTGGAGCAAACTGGGCCTGGCTAACGTAAAGTTCCGCGTATCGAACACGACGCTGACTGCGGGTCGCCAGAACTTTAGTACGCCAATCATTGATGTCATCGGTAACCGTGCGCTGCCTTCGAGCTTCGAGGGTGTCAGCCTGCACAGTGAAGAATTCAACAACCTCTCGTTCGATCTGGCCGGTTTCGATCGCGTTTCGCCACGGACCGAGCAAAGCCTGTCGAAATTCCGTACCGAGTATTCCGCCACTGGCGTGGAAACCGACAAGGTCTACACCGCCGGCGTGAACTACCAGCCGTTCAAGAGCCTGAAAACCAGCCTGTATGGCGCCAAGGTCGAAGACTTCTGGAACCAATACTACTTCGGCGCCACCCACGAGCTGGGCGATAGCCAGGTGCTCAGCCTGACCACCAGCCTGAACTATTACAAAACCGTCGACGAAGGCAAAAAGCTGATGGGGAATATCGACAACGATACCTACTCCCTGTCGCTCGGCCTTGCTCACCAGGCCCACAGCCTGACGTTCTCCTACCAGGAAGTGAACGGCGACGAGTACTTCGACTACCTGCACGAAACCAACGGCATCTACCTGGCCAACTCCCTGCTGTCGGACTTCAACAGCCCGAACGAGAAATCGTTCCAGATCGCCTACGGCCTCAACATGGCCGAGTACGGCGTACCAGGCCTTAAGTTCAACATCTACCAGGCACGCGGTTGGGGCATCGACGGCACGCATTACCGTGGCACGGCCTACACCGTTGCAGGCAACCAACGCGCCGACCTGAGCCTGATGGACGGCGAAACTCACTACGAATACGGTGTCGGCGCCTCCTACGCTGTGCAGAGCGGCCCGCTCAAGGCCACCGCGATTCGTGCCACCTACACCACTCACCGCGCCAGCGAAAACCAGGCTGATGGCAACATCAACGAGTTCCGCCTGGTCACCACCATCCCGTTCAACATTCTCTAA
- a CDS encoding ABC transporter substrate-binding protein: MDRTTFKPLLLTLALISSAPLAQAATTLVYCSEASPAGFDPSQYTSGTDFDASAETVFNRLTQFKRGGTEVEPGLATSWDVSADGLIYTFHLRDGVKFHTTDYFTPTRDFNADDVLFTFQRLLDPQHPFRQAYPTESPYFTDMGLNTTIKSVEKVDEHTVRFNLNNVDAAFVQNLAMSFASVQSAEYAAQLLKEGKAGDLNQKPVGTGPFVFKRYQKDSQIRYAANTAYWKPEDVKLDNLIFSITPDAAVRLQKLKRGECQVSGYPRPADIEIIEQDPNLQVLKQPGFNLGFLAYNVTHPPLDQLKVRQALDMAIDKPAIIKAVYQSAGQLAQNALPPAQWSFDPAIQDAPHDVTKAKALLKEAGVAPGTTIDLWAMTVQRASNPNARMSAQMIQQDWAKIGIKANIVSYEWGEYIKRAKNGEHDAMIYGWTGDNGDPDNWLGVLYSCAAVKGSNYAKWCDPAYDRLIQQAKVSNDRQQRIDLYRQAQKILKQQVPITPIANSTVFQPINRQVVDFKLSPFGLTPFYGVGLKK; the protein is encoded by the coding sequence ATGGACAGAACCACCTTCAAACCACTCCTACTCACTCTAGCCCTGATCAGCAGCGCACCACTGGCCCAAGCCGCCACCACCCTGGTCTACTGCTCCGAAGCCAGCCCCGCCGGGTTCGACCCCAGCCAATACACCAGCGGCACCGACTTCGATGCCTCGGCCGAAACCGTCTTCAACCGCCTCACCCAATTCAAGCGCGGCGGCACCGAGGTCGAACCCGGGCTGGCCACGAGCTGGGACGTGTCCGCCGATGGCCTCATCTACACCTTCCACCTGCGCGACGGCGTGAAATTCCATACCACCGACTACTTCACCCCCACCCGCGACTTCAACGCCGACGACGTGTTGTTCACCTTCCAGCGCCTGCTCGACCCGCAACACCCGTTCCGCCAGGCCTACCCCACCGAGTCGCCGTACTTCACCGACATGGGCCTGAACACCACGATCAAGAGCGTCGAGAAAGTCGATGAGCACACCGTGCGTTTCAACCTGAACAACGTCGATGCCGCTTTCGTGCAGAACCTGGCGATGAGCTTCGCCTCCGTGCAGTCCGCCGAATACGCGGCGCAGTTGTTGAAGGAAGGCAAGGCCGGGGACCTCAACCAGAAACCCGTCGGCACCGGGCCGTTTGTGTTCAAGCGCTACCAGAAGGACTCGCAGATCCGCTACGCCGCCAACACCGCGTACTGGAAACCCGAGGACGTGAAGCTCGACAACCTGATTTTCTCCATCACCCCGGACGCCGCCGTACGCCTGCAAAAGCTCAAGCGCGGCGAATGCCAGGTCAGCGGCTACCCGCGTCCGGCTGACATCGAGATCATCGAGCAAGACCCGAACCTGCAGGTGCTCAAGCAGCCCGGCTTCAACCTGGGTTTCCTGGCCTACAACGTGACACATCCACCCCTGGACCAGCTCAAGGTCCGCCAGGCGCTGGACATGGCCATCGATAAACCCGCAATCATCAAGGCCGTGTACCAGAGCGCCGGCCAACTGGCGCAAAACGCCTTGCCACCGGCCCAGTGGTCGTTCGACCCGGCCATCCAGGACGCGCCCCACGACGTGACCAAGGCCAAGGCGCTACTCAAGGAAGCAGGGGTTGCGCCGGGTACCACCATCGATTTATGGGCGATGACAGTGCAGCGCGCCTCCAACCCCAATGCGCGAATGTCTGCGCAGATGATCCAGCAGGATTGGGCCAAGATCGGCATCAAAGCCAACATCGTCAGCTATGAATGGGGCGAGTACATCAAGCGCGCAAAAAATGGTGAGCATGATGCAATGATTTACGGCTGGACCGGCGACAACGGCGACCCGGACAACTGGCTGGGCGTGCTGTACAGCTGCGCGGCGGTCAAGGGCAGCAACTACGCCAAGTGGTGCGACCCGGCGTATGACCGGCTGATCCAGCAAGCCAAAGTCTCGAACGACCGCCAGCAACGGATCGATTTGTATCGACAAGCGCAGAAAATCCTCAAGCAACAGGTGCCCATCACCCCCATCGCGAACTCGACGGTCTTTCAACCGATAAACAGGCAAGTGGTGGATTTCAAACTCAGCCCATTCGGCCTGACGCCCTTCTACGGCGTGGGTTTGAAGAAGTAG
- a CDS encoding ABC transporter substrate-binding protein, whose amino-acid sequence MNMNPLRAAIAAALLSVAVGATAKPLVVCTEASPEGFDMVQYTTAVTADAVAETIFNRLADFKPGTTEVIPALAESWDISDDGLTYTFHLRKGVKFHTTDYFKPTRDMNADDVVWSFQRQLDPNHPWHKLSSVGFPYFESMGFKELLKSVEKVDEHTVKFSLTRREAPFLADIAMAFSSIYPAEYADQLLKANKAGDLNSKPVGTGPFVFQRYNKDAQVRFKANPDYFRGKPPADALVLAIATDNNVRMQKLKTNECQIALYPKPDDIPSIKKDPNLKVAELDAMTVSYTALNTSHKYMSDVRVRKAIDLAFDKEAYVNALFGKGNATVAVNPYPPTLLGFNHDLKNPPRNLDKARELLKEAGVPEGTVFTLFTRNGGGPTNPNPMLGAQMMQADLAKVGIKVDIRVMEWGEMLKRAKNGEHDMVSAGWAGDNGDPDNFLTPMLSCEAAKNGENYARWCNEKFQALIDQARATVNPEERTKLYEQAQVIFNQDQPWISMAHTRMFTAMRNNVEGYVISPLTTNNFATTQVK is encoded by the coding sequence ATGAACATGAATCCCCTACGCGCCGCCATCGCTGCCGCGCTGCTGAGTGTCGCCGTTGGCGCCACGGCCAAACCCCTGGTGGTTTGCACAGAAGCCAGCCCGGAAGGCTTCGACATGGTCCAGTACACGACTGCAGTCACTGCCGACGCCGTGGCAGAAACCATTTTCAACCGCCTGGCCGACTTCAAGCCCGGCACCACCGAAGTGATTCCGGCCCTGGCCGAATCCTGGGACATCAGTGACGATGGCCTGACGTACACCTTCCACCTGCGCAAGGGCGTCAAGTTCCACACCACCGACTACTTCAAGCCGACCCGCGACATGAACGCCGACGACGTGGTCTGGAGTTTCCAGCGCCAACTGGACCCGAATCACCCATGGCACAAACTGTCGAGCGTGGGTTTCCCCTACTTTGAAAGCATGGGCTTCAAAGAACTGCTCAAGAGCGTCGAGAAAGTCGACGAGCACACGGTCAAGTTCAGCCTGACCCGCCGCGAAGCGCCATTCCTGGCCGACATCGCCATGGCCTTCTCCTCGATCTACCCGGCCGAATACGCCGACCAGTTGCTCAAGGCCAATAAGGCCGGCGATCTCAACAGCAAACCAGTGGGCACCGGGCCGTTCGTCTTCCAGCGCTACAACAAGGATGCCCAGGTGCGCTTCAAGGCCAACCCGGACTACTTCCGTGGCAAGCCGCCAGCCGATGCCCTGGTGCTGGCGATCGCCACCGACAACAACGTGCGCATGCAAAAGCTCAAGACCAACGAGTGCCAGATCGCGCTGTATCCCAAACCCGACGACATCCCCAGCATCAAGAAAGACCCGAACCTGAAGGTCGCTGAACTGGACGCGATGACCGTCTCCTACACCGCGCTGAACACCAGCCACAAATACATGAGCGACGTGCGGGTGCGCAAAGCCATCGACCTGGCCTTCGACAAGGAAGCCTACGTCAACGCCCTGTTCGGCAAGGGCAACGCCACCGTCGCGGTCAACCCGTATCCGCCAACCCTGCTGGGCTTCAACCACGACCTGAAGAACCCACCCCGCAACCTGGACAAGGCCCGTGAGTTGCTCAAGGAAGCCGGCGTACCGGAAGGCACCGTGTTCACCCTGTTCACCCGCAACGGCGGCGGCCCGACCAACCCCAACCCGATGCTCGGCGCGCAGATGATGCAGGCCGACCTGGCCAAGGTCGGGATCAAAGTCGACATCCGCGTGATGGAATGGGGCGAAATGCTCAAGCGCGCGAAAAACGGCGAGCACGACATGGTCTCCGCCGGATGGGCGGGCGATAACGGCGACCCGGATAACTTCCTGACGCCTATGCTCAGTTGCGAGGCCGCCAAGAACGGCGAAAACTACGCGCGCTGGTGCAACGAAAAATTCCAGGCGCTGATTGATCAGGCCCGCGCCACGGTGAACCCTGAGGAGCGTACCAAGCTCTATGAACAGGCCCAGGTGATTTTCAACCAGGACCAACCGTGGATCAGCATGGCCCACACCCGGATGTTCACGGCAATGCGCAACAACGTAGAGGGTTATGTGATTAGCCCGCTCACCACCAATAACTTCGCCACCACCCAGGTGAAGTAG
- a CDS encoding ABC transporter permease subunit: MFSFIARRLGLLIPTFFGITLLTFALIRMIPGDPVEVMMGERRVDPEMHAQAMERLGLNKPLYAQYLDYIGKLAQGDLGESLRTRESVWTEFSSLFPATLELSMAALLFAGILGLLAGVIAALKRGSLFDHGVMGISLAGYSMPIFWWGLILIMFFSVSLGWTPVSGRIDLLYDIEPRTGFMLIDTLLADEPGAFLDALHHLILPAIVLGTIPLAVIARMTRSSMLEVLREDYIRTARAKGLSPSRVVFVHGLRNALIPVLTVVGLQVGTLLAGAVLTETIFSWPGIGKWLIEAIGARDYPVVQNGILLIACLVILVNFVVDILYGFANPRIRHQR, from the coding sequence ATGTTTAGTTTTATTGCCCGCCGACTGGGATTATTGATCCCCACGTTCTTCGGCATCACCTTGCTGACTTTCGCGTTGATTCGCATGATCCCCGGCGACCCCGTGGAAGTGATGATGGGCGAACGTCGGGTCGATCCCGAAATGCATGCTCAGGCAATGGAACGCCTTGGCCTCAATAAACCGCTGTATGCCCAGTACCTGGACTACATCGGCAAACTGGCCCAGGGCGATCTCGGCGAATCGCTGCGTACCCGTGAAAGCGTATGGACCGAGTTCAGCTCTCTGTTTCCCGCGACCCTGGAACTGTCCATGGCCGCCCTGTTGTTCGCCGGTATCCTGGGCCTTTTGGCCGGGGTGATCGCGGCACTCAAGCGAGGATCCCTGTTCGACCATGGGGTGATGGGCATCTCCCTGGCGGGATACTCAATGCCGATCTTCTGGTGGGGCCTGATCCTGATCATGTTCTTCTCGGTGTCCCTGGGCTGGACCCCGGTGTCCGGACGGATCGATCTGCTCTACGACATCGAGCCGCGGACCGGCTTCATGCTGATCGACACCCTGCTGGCCGATGAGCCGGGGGCGTTCCTCGACGCGCTGCACCACCTGATCCTGCCCGCCATCGTGTTGGGCACCATTCCGCTGGCGGTGATCGCCCGCATGACCCGCTCTTCGATGCTCGAAGTGCTGCGCGAAGACTACATCCGCACCGCCCGTGCCAAAGGCCTGTCGCCGTCGCGCGTGGTGTTCGTGCACGGCCTGCGCAACGCGTTGATCCCGGTGCTGACCGTGGTCGGCCTGCAAGTCGGCACCCTGCTGGCCGGTGCGGTCCTGACCGAAACGATCTTCTCCTGGCCGGGCATCGGCAAGTGGCTGATCGAAGCCATTGGCGCCCGGGACTATCCCGTGGTGCAGAACGGCATCCTGTTAATCGCCTGCCTGGTGATTCTGGTCAACTTCGTCGTGGACATCCTCTACGGCTTTGCCAACCCACGCATCCGTCACCAGCGCTGA
- a CDS encoding ABC transporter substrate-binding protein, which translates to MRHTLVLSTLLGTGLLAAASMAQAAGGSLVFCSEGSPAGFDTAQYTTATDNDAAEPLYNRLAEFEKGATNVVPGLATSWDISEDGLKYTFHLREGVKFHTTDYFKPSRDFNADDVLFTFNRMLDPQHPFRKAYPTEFPYFNGMSLNKNIAKVEATGPLTVVMTLNSVDAAFIQNIAMSFAAILSAEYAEQLLKNGKPSDINQKPIGTGPFEFKSYQKDSNIRYVANKQYWAPERVKLDNLIFSINTDASVRVQKLKANECQVTLHPRPADVPALKNDPKLQLIEKPGFNLGYIAYNTRHKPFDQVEVRRALDMAVNKQSILNAVYQGAGQLAQNAMPPTQWSYDDTIKDTAYNPEKAKELLKAAGVKDGTEITLWAMPVQRPYNPNAKLMAEMLQADWAKIGLKVKIVSYEWGEYIKRTKNGEHDISLIGWTGDNGDPDNWLGTLYSCDAIGGNNYSMWCDQDYDKLIKQAKVVTDRDQRTVLYKQAQQLLKQQVPITPVAHSTVNQPLSTKVEGFKVSPFGRNVFSGVSLNP; encoded by the coding sequence ATGCGCCATACCTTGGTTTTATCCACATTGTTGGGCACCGGCCTCTTGGCCGCCGCGTCCATGGCCCAGGCCGCTGGCGGCAGCCTGGTGTTCTGTTCCGAAGGCAGCCCGGCCGGTTTCGACACCGCGCAATACACCACGGCCACCGACAACGATGCCGCGGAGCCGCTGTACAACCGCCTGGCGGAGTTTGAAAAAGGCGCGACCAACGTCGTCCCGGGCCTGGCAACAAGCTGGGACATTTCCGAAGACGGCCTGAAATACACCTTTCACCTACGTGAAGGGGTGAAGTTTCATACCACCGACTACTTCAAACCAAGCCGGGACTTCAACGCCGACGACGTGTTGTTCACCTTCAATCGCATGCTTGACCCGCAGCATCCGTTCCGCAAGGCCTATCCCACCGAGTTTCCGTACTTCAACGGCATGAGCCTGAACAAGAACATCGCCAAGGTGGAAGCGACCGGGCCGTTGACGGTGGTCATGACCCTCAACAGCGTGGACGCCGCGTTCATCCAGAACATCGCCATGAGTTTTGCCGCGATCCTGTCGGCCGAATACGCCGAGCAGTTGCTCAAGAACGGCAAGCCCAGCGACATCAACCAGAAGCCGATCGGCACTGGGCCGTTCGAGTTCAAGAGCTACCAGAAAGACTCCAATATCCGCTACGTTGCCAACAAGCAGTACTGGGCGCCGGAACGGGTCAAGCTGGATAATCTGATTTTCTCCATCAACACCGATGCCTCGGTACGGGTGCAGAAACTCAAGGCCAACGAATGCCAGGTCACCCTGCATCCACGCCCGGCCGACGTGCCAGCCTTGAAGAACGACCCCAAGCTGCAACTGATCGAGAAGCCCGGCTTCAACCTTGGCTACATCGCCTACAACACTCGCCACAAACCCTTCGACCAGGTCGAAGTACGCCGGGCGCTGGACATGGCGGTGAACAAGCAAAGCATCCTCAACGCCGTGTACCAGGGCGCGGGGCAACTGGCGCAAAACGCCATGCCGCCGACCCAGTGGTCCTACGACGACACGATCAAGGACACCGCCTACAACCCGGAAAAAGCCAAAGAGCTGCTCAAGGCCGCCGGGGTCAAGGACGGCACCGAAATCACCCTCTGGGCCATGCCCGTGCAACGCCCGTACAACCCCAACGCCAAGCTGATGGCCGAGATGCTCCAGGCCGACTGGGCGAAAATCGGTCTGAAGGTGAAGATCGTCAGCTACGAATGGGGCGAGTACATCAAGCGCACCAAGAACGGCGAGCACGACATCAGCCTGATCGGCTGGACCGGCGACAATGGCGACCCGGACAACTGGCTGGGCACGCTGTACAGCTGCGACGCCATTGGCGGCAACAACTACTCCATGTGGTGTGACCAGGATTACGACAAGCTGATCAAGCAGGCCAAGGTCGTCACCGACCGCGACCAGCGCACCGTGCTCTACAAACAGGCCCAGCAGTTGCTCAAGCAGCAAGTGCCGATCACCCCTGTCGCCCACTCGACGGTCAACCAGCCGCTGAGTACCAAAGTCGAAGGGTTCAAAGTCAGCCCCTTCGGTCGCAACGTGTTCTCGGGCGTCAGCCTGAACCCATAA